Within the Thermanaeromonas toyohensis ToBE genome, the region GGGTGGCCACGATTAGGACCAGCACAGTAAGGATATACGGCAGCATCTTTAAGAAGAAAGAAGGAATAGAAATTTTGGTAGCCGCTTGCAAAGTATAAACTAAGGAATCTACTCCTCCGAAGAGATAAGAGCCCAGCAAAGCTCTTACCGGATCCCATACAGCAAAGATAACCAAGGCTACGGCGATCCATCCACGACCGGCAGTCATGTTTTCCAACCAAGTAGGGGCATAAGCCAGGGAAAGGAAAGCTCCACCGGCCCCAGCCAGCATCCCGCCAAGCACAACATAAATATACCGGAGGGCAAACACATTTACTCCTAAAGCGTCGGCTGCCGCCGGGTTTTCTCCCACTGCCCGTAAATTAAGTCCCGGCCGGGTGTGATAAAGGTAATACCAAAGAAGGGGAACAAGAAAATAAGTTAGGTAAACGAGGGGATTGTGTTGAAAGAAAACCGGACCGATAACAGGTACCTGGGATAAGCCCGGAACAGCCACAGCTTTGAAAGTGGTGGGCAAGGGTTGCCCGATATAGGGCTTACCCAAAAAGCCGCTCAACCCTGTACCGAAGAGGGTTAGAGCCAAACCGGTTACCACCTGATTGGCCCGCAGAGTTATGGTTAAGAAAGCAAAGATCGAGGCTAAAGCGCCAGCAGCCACCATGGCTGCTAGAAACCCTAACCACGGGTTGGCGGTCCTAGCCGTAACTATGAACCCCGTGACCGCCCCCACCAGCATCATTCCTTCTACCCCTAAGTTTAACACCCCGGCCCGCTCAGCCAGTATCTCCCCTAAGGCGGCGTAAAGGATAGGGGTACCGGCAGTAATGGCCGCGGCCAGGGCAGCTATCCAGACGGAAACCTCCATGGTTTATGGGGTAACCTCCTTCCTTTTCCACCGTAAGCGGTAGCGGGTTAATATCTCCCCTCCCAAGACAAAGAAGAGTATAGCACCCTGCAGCATGGATACTGTAGCCGCAGGTACCCCCATCTTTTGAACACTATAACCTCCTACAATTAGGCCTCCAAAAAGGAAGGAGACCAAAATAATAGTAACGGGATGAAGCTTGGCTAGCCAGGCGATAATAATAGCGGTATAGCCATATCCAGGGGAAATACCATGCTGGAGACGATGGGTTATCCCGGCTACCTCGCTCATACCAGCTAGTCCTGCCAGGGCCCCACTTAAAAACATGACCAGTAAAATATTGCGTTCGATTTTGATACCGGCATATCTAGCCGCCCGGGGGCTTTCCCCAGTAATCCTTATCTCATAGCCCCACCGGGTCCGCCACAGAATAATGGTCAAGATAATGGCAGCTATGAGGGCAAAAACTAATCCCAAATGTACCCGTGTTCCCACTAAAGTAGGGAGGGTAGCCGATTTGCTAAAAGGTGCTGTAAGGGGAAAGTTAAAGCCTTGGGGATCTTTCCAGGGACCGTAAACTAAGTAGTCCACCCAAAGGATGGCTACATAATTGAGCATTAAGGTGGTTATGACTTCGTTCACACCCCATTTGGCCCTAGGTATAGCAGGAAGCAAGGCCCATAACCCGCCCAGGAGACAGCCCATCACAAACATAGCTGGTAGCATAATATAGGGGGGCAGATAAGGAAAGCTCAAAGCTATCCAACTTGCGCCCAAGGCTCCCATATAAAACTGGCCTTCAGCTCCGATGTTCCAGAGGAGCATGCGGAAGGCCACCGAGACTCCTAAACTCGTTAACATAAGGGGGATAGCTTTGACGACGGTTTCCGAAACCCCGTACTTAGAACCTATTACTCCTTTTAACATCTCCCCGTAAACCTTTAGGGGGTCAAAACCCGTCATAAAGAGGAAGAAAGCTCCCAGGACCAAGGCTAAAATTATAGAAGATACAGGTATTAGGACTGTCATCCAGGGTGAAGGGGAAAGCCTCTTTTCCCACACGATCCTGGTCATGCGCTGACCTCCATTCTTTTAGCTCCTGCCATCATTAGTCCTAGCTCTTCTACATCCGCCTGGTCAGTAGGAACTATACCCATGATCTCTCCTTCATAAAGGACAGCTATACGATCGGCTAGGCGGAAGAGTTCTTCCAAATCTTCCGAAATAAGGAGAATAGCTGTCCCCGCCGCCTTTTGTTCTAAAAGGAGCCGGTGTACTGTCTCCGTGGCTCCTACATCTAATCCTCGCGCCGGGTATACAGCTACCAGTACACGGGGGCGGCTAGATATCTCCCTAGCCAAAAGTAAGCGCTGAAGGTTGCCACCCGACATCATTTTCACTGGAGCTTCTAAGCTAGCTAGCTTAACTTGGAAGCGTTCTATCAGTTCTTGAGCCCACTGCCGGGCTGCCCGCCGGTTAAGGAGGACTTTTCCCCACCGGGGATGGCGGTACTCCTTTAAAAGCAGGTTATCTACGGCCCCCAAGTTAGGTACTAAACCCATACCCAAGCGGTCTTCAGGGATGAAGCTCACTCCCGCAGCGATAACCCGGCAAGGGTCGCAGTGTATAATCTCCTTCCCCTCTACAAGAATAGATCCCTTTAAGGCCGGTCTTAAACCTGCGATAACCTCGGCCAGCTCCCGCTGTCCGTTTCCGGCTACCCCGGCAATACCTAATATCTCGCCAGCGGCCACCGAAAGGTTTATACCCTTAAGGGCCAGCAACCCCTTATCATTCAGGGCTTGAAGGTTCCTTATCTCTAGCATAACCCGGCCTTGGGGAGGCCTTTTTTTATCCCCTGTCCAAAAGATCTCCCGCCCCACCATAAGCCGGGCTAGCTCTCTCTCGTTGGTCTCCTCTTTTTTGACCGTAGCTACTCTCCTACCATGGCGTAAAATAGTAATGGTATCGGCTGCCTCCATAACCTCCTGTAGCTTGTGGGTGATAAAAATAACGGCACAGCCCTCAGAGGCCATTTTCCGTAAAGTCCGATAAAGCTCTCGGGCTTCTTGCGGAGTTAAAACAGCCGTAGGCTCATCCAGAATAAGCACCCGGGCGCGCCGGTAAAGGAGCTTTACTATTTCCACGCGCTGTTGTTCACCTACGGATAGCTGCCAGATGCGGGCGAAGGGATCTACCTTCAGCCCATACTTTTCGGAAAGCTCGGCTATTTCTTGCGCCAGTTGGTTGAGATTAAGTTTGATACCACCTTTTAACCCTAAGGCCACATTTTCCGTTACTGTAAAGGGTGCCACCAAGCGAAAGTGTTGGTGGACCATACCTATGCCCGCCGCTATAGCATCCCGCGGTGAACGAAAATAGACCCTTTTCCCTTGAACATAAATTTCCCCGCTATCAGGGCGGTATAGGCCGGTGAGGATGCTCATCAGGGTGCTCTTCCCTGCCCCGTTTTCCCCTAAAAGGGCATGGACCTCCCCAGCCCGAACGGCTAAATCTACCCTATCATTGGCCACTACCCCAGGAAAAACCTTGGTGATATTACGCATTTCAACCAAAGGCGTCACTAGCTTTCGCCTCCCAGCCGTAAGCCTAGGTAAACCTTTTCGCTAATTTAAGGGTAAATTCCTTCCGGAGGGATAAATTAATTTATAGCTAAATCTACTAAATAAGACTTAACATTGAGCAAATATTTTCCACATAATTAAATTAGAGGGCTATTTTTAAGGGCCGCAAGGTCCATTCCCGCGGCCCTTAAAAATCCTACACAGCTTAAGTTTAACGCGGGATTTCTCCTTCTACTCCTTCTACAAACCAATTTACCCCTAGAACTTCTTCATGGCTCATCCTCTGGCCCTCAGGCACCCTGACCTTGCCACTTTGATCTTTAATAGGACCCTGGAAGACGTAGAACTGCCCATTTATGATCTCTTGCTTTTTCTTCGCTACCAGATCCCGCACCTCTTGCGGAACTATTTCATTAATGGGAGCAAGATCCACAATACCATCTTTCATGGTACCATAATATTGCTCAGACTTCCAGGTACCATTCTTGACAGCCTCTACCGTCTTAACATAGAAGGGTCCCCAGTTCCATACAGGAGAAGTCAAGTTAGCTTTGGGAGCAAACTGGCGCATGTCAGAATTGTACCCGATACCATAGGCACCCCTTTCCTGAGCTGCTTGCTGGGGCCCTGGAGTATCCTGGTGTTGGGCAATAACGTCAGCGCCGGCATCTAAGAGGCTTAAGGCAGCCTGCTTTTCCGCTGCCGGGTCGTACCAGGTATTTGTCCATACCACCTTTACCTTAACTTTAGGATTTACTGAACGGGCTCCTAAAGTAAAGGCATTGATCCCGCGGATAACCTCTGGGATGGGATGGGCTGCCACATACCCTAGGATATTGGACTTGGTCATCTTACCTGCCACTATACCTGAAAGGTACCGTGGCTCTTCCATGGCACCAAAATAGGTACCTACATTGGGCGCCGTCTTGTAACCAGAGCAGTGCTCAAAGACAACCTGGGGATATTTTTCCGCTACCTTAATGACATAATCCATGTAGCCGAAACTTGTGGCAAAGATAACTTTATTTCCCTGTTCAGCTAGCTCGGTCAGGACCCGCTCTACATCCGCTCCCTCAGGGACGCTCTCCAGGTAAGAAGTGGTTACCCAAGGTAATTTTTGTTCTAAATATTTTCTTCCCTGATCGTGGGCCCAGGTCCATCCGGCATCACCTACAGGTCCCACATAGATAAAGGCTACTTTCATTTTCTCTTCCTTAGCCTGACCACCTTGTGGGCTTCCTCCCTGAGGGGCAGACTGTTTCCCCCCACATCCTGCTAATAATAAAACTGTAAGGAGCAAAGCAAAACCCACTAACCCTAGCCGCTTGATCTTTACCATTTTAACCTCCACCTACTTTCCTTCGAGGTTTTAAGTTTTAAATTTTAAAGTAATCTTTTGAGGGGTTTATCTTTGAGCTCTAAAGCTCTTCTTCTTTACCTTTCCCCTCACCCCCTTTTTAACCCATTAAAAAACCAGGTCAACCGCTTCAACCCCACGAAGAACCAAGCTTCGTAGTCAGGTGATTTGCGGTCACCTGGTAGAGACCCCCGGACCGATTACCGGGGTTATACGAAGCTCTTATAAAACTCTTAATAAATATAGGTTTTACTACTATGCAAATACGTAAAGGCCACTTTGATTATTCATATAGGGTTCCTACTATAAAATATAATTCGCCAGCAATGCCTAAAATCCTGCTCCCCGTCCGAAAAAATTATTTATACTGTATTCTTGTAGCTTAAATTAAAGGATATCACAAGGGCATGTCGAATATATAAAACGTCATTGAAAACTGGTAAGGAGGGTAAACCATGACTAAATGGAAAGTATATGTTACTCGACCTGTCCCCCAGCCAGCTATAGATATGCTGGCCGAGCACTGTGAAGTGGAGGTTAATCCTGAAGACCGTGTCTTAAGCCATGAGGAGTTGATAGAAAAGGTCAAAGGCCGGGACGGAATCTTTTGTCTTCTAACGGATATCATCGACGCGGAAGTATTGGATGCGGCTAAAGGAGCCAAAGTTTTTGCTAATATGGCCGTAGGTTTTAACAACATCGATGTCCAGGCGGCCACAGAAAGAGGTATTCTTATCACCAATACCCCTGGTGTACTTACCGAAGCTACGGCCGACATGGCTTGGGCTTTGCTTTTTGCCGTGGCCAGGCGTATAGTGGAGGCTGACAAGTACATGCGCGCCGGGAAATATAAGGCCTGGGGTCCCTTACTCTTCTTAGGCCAAGAAATAACAGGTAAGACTTTAGGTGTGATAGGTGCCGGCCGGATTGGCACCGCCTTTGCCCGTAAGGCCAAAGGTTTTAACATGCGGGTTCTATATAATGATGTAGAGCCCAATCCCCAGTTTGAGGCCGAAACTGGCGGGGTGTTCGTAGATAAAGATACCCTTTTACGCGAAGCTGACTTCGTCTCCCTCCATGTCCCTTTGCTACCCTCCACTTACCATCTTATCGGTGAACGGGAGCTTAAACTTATGAAGAAGACGGCCATCCTTATAAACACTTCCCGTGGCCCGGTGGTGGATGAAAAGGCCCTGGTGCAGGCCCTAAAGGAAGGGGAGATTTGGGGAGCTGGCTTAGACGTCTTTGAAAATGAACCTGAGATGGCTCCAGGCTTAGCGGAATTGGATAATGTAGTAGTATGCCCTCACATAGCCAGCGCTACTTGGGATACTCGCATTGCCATGGCCACCATGGCTGCAAGGAACCTTCTAGCCGCCCTGCGGGGAGAACTACCACCCCAATGTGTAAATCCCGAGGCCTATTATAAACGACAAGAAGCAAAGTAGAGAAGGA harbors:
- a CDS encoding BMP family ABC transporter substrate-binding protein; this encodes MVKIKRLGLVGFALLLTVLLLAGCGGKQSAPQGGSPQGGQAKEEKMKVAFIYVGPVGDAGWTWAHDQGRKYLEQKLPWVTTSYLESVPEGADVERVLTELAEQGNKVIFATSFGYMDYVIKVAEKYPQVVFEHCSGYKTAPNVGTYFGAMEEPRYLSGIVAGKMTKSNILGYVAAHPIPEVIRGINAFTLGARSVNPKVKVKVVWTNTWYDPAAEKQAALSLLDAGADVIAQHQDTPGPQQAAQERGAYGIGYNSDMRQFAPKANLTSPVWNWGPFYVKTVEAVKNGTWKSEQYYGTMKDGIVDLAPINEIVPQEVRDLVAKKKQEIINGQFYVFQGPIKDQSGKVRVPEGQRMSHEEVLGVNWFVEGVEGEIPR
- a CDS encoding ABC transporter ATP-binding protein, with the translated sequence MRNITKVFPGVVANDRVDLAVRAGEVHALLGENGAGKSTLMSILTGLYRPDSGEIYVQGKRVYFRSPRDAIAAGIGMVHQHFRLVAPFTVTENVALGLKGGIKLNLNQLAQEIAELSEKYGLKVDPFARIWQLSVGEQQRVEIVKLLYRRARVLILDEPTAVLTPQEARELYRTLRKMASEGCAVIFITHKLQEVMEAADTITILRHGRRVATVKKEETNERELARLMVGREIFWTGDKKRPPQGRVMLEIRNLQALNDKGLLALKGINLSVAAGEILGIAGVAGNGQRELAEVIAGLRPALKGSILVEGKEIIHCDPCRVIAAGVSFIPEDRLGMGLVPNLGAVDNLLLKEYRHPRWGKVLLNRRAARQWAQELIERFQVKLASLEAPVKMMSGGNLQRLLLAREISSRPRVLVAVYPARGLDVGATETVHRLLLEQKAAGTAILLISEDLEELFRLADRIAVLYEGEIMGIVPTDQADVEELGLMMAGAKRMEVSA
- a CDS encoding 2-hydroxyacid dehydrogenase — encoded protein: MTKWKVYVTRPVPQPAIDMLAEHCEVEVNPEDRVLSHEELIEKVKGRDGIFCLLTDIIDAEVLDAAKGAKVFANMAVGFNNIDVQAATERGILITNTPGVLTEATADMAWALLFAVARRIVEADKYMRAGKYKAWGPLLFLGQEITGKTLGVIGAGRIGTAFARKAKGFNMRVLYNDVEPNPQFEAETGGVFVDKDTLLREADFVSLHVPLLPSTYHLIGERELKLMKKTAILINTSRGPVVDEKALVQALKEGEIWGAGLDVFENEPEMAPGLAELDNVVVCPHIASATWDTRIAMATMAARNLLAALRGELPPQCVNPEAYYKRQEAK
- a CDS encoding ABC transporter permease, which produces MTRIVWEKRLSPSPWMTVLIPVSSIILALVLGAFFLFMTGFDPLKVYGEMLKGVIGSKYGVSETVVKAIPLMLTSLGVSVAFRMLLWNIGAEGQFYMGALGASWIALSFPYLPPYIMLPAMFVMGCLLGGLWALLPAIPRAKWGVNEVITTLMLNYVAILWVDYLVYGPWKDPQGFNFPLTAPFSKSATLPTLVGTRVHLGLVFALIAAIILTIILWRTRWGYEIRITGESPRAARYAGIKIERNILLVMFLSGALAGLAGMSEVAGITHRLQHGISPGYGYTAIIIAWLAKLHPVTIILVSFLFGGLIVGGYSVQKMGVPAATVSMLQGAILFFVLGGEILTRYRLRWKRKEVTP
- a CDS encoding ABC transporter permease translates to MEVSVWIAALAAAITAGTPILYAALGEILAERAGVLNLGVEGMMLVGAVTGFIVTARTANPWLGFLAAMVAAGALASIFAFLTITLRANQVVTGLALTLFGTGLSGFLGKPYIGQPLPTTFKAVAVPGLSQVPVIGPVFFQHNPLVYLTYFLVPLLWYYLYHTRPGLNLRAVGENPAAADALGVNVFALRYIYVVLGGMLAGAGGAFLSLAYAPTWLENMTAGRGWIAVALVIFAVWDPVRALLGSYLFGGVDSLVYTLQAATKISIPSFFLKMLPYILTVLVLIVATRQTIVKHVGAPGALAIPYDREER